The proteins below are encoded in one region of Equus przewalskii isolate Varuska chromosome 1, EquPr2, whole genome shotgun sequence:
- the KLLN gene encoding LOW QUALITY PROTEIN: killin (The sequence of the model RefSeq protein was modified relative to this genomic sequence to represent the inferred CDS: inserted 2 bases in 2 codons; deleted 3 bases in 2 codons; substituted 1 base at 1 genomic stop codon) encodes MGCTPRLPASAPRRAQHLSPRGSSWVHRSELKLGPQRQPRPAPFGPLRKPGWVDRPGDRFRAPPAGPRTPEAGVPEPEREVRGGRKLQPASGRGRGDLGGFKGRWRDTRATVGTTFRRRSRVFLVGELSKFPLPRXSSRGKCFAFFTRGAXFCGQRDPRASWVAAATQARASLPPERCRGXRLGTWLHKHPHPSTCPHLPAHWPPPLILADHRASVFRLVPPFACYPQSKLKGRDLRLLAPDQLTARSQPWEKGLGPGVWRNSLASTLPLRANLAGAVLRGAKGYLLQQPAA; translated from the exons ATGGGATGCACCCCGCGGCTTCCTGCATCTGCCCCTAGGAGAGCCCAGCATCTCTCCCCTCGGGGCTCCAGTTGGGTTCACCGCTCCGAACTCAAGCTCGGTCCTCAGAGGCAACCTCGCCCCGCCCCTTTTGGGCCGCTGAGAAAACCTGGCTGGGTGGATCGCCCCGGGGACAGGTTCCGCGCTCCGCCAGCCGGGCCGCGCACGCCGGAGGCCGGGGTTCCTGAGCCCGAGCGTGAAGTCCGGGGCGGTAGGAAGCTGCAG CCTGCGAGTGGGCGGGGCCGAGGAGACCTAGGAGGGTTCAAAGGGAGGTGGAGGGATACACGGGCCACAGTCGGAACTACTTTCAGGAGGCGGTCACGTGTGTTCCTAGTTGGGGAACTTTCCAAATTCCCATTACCCC ATAGCTCGAGAGGCAAGTGCTTCGCTTTCTTCACCCGGGGTG CCTTCTGCGGGCAGCGGGACCCCAGAGCCTCCTGGGTCGCGGCAGCAACACAAGCTCGGGCGAGCCTCCCGCCGGAGCGCTGTCGGGGCTGACGCCTGGGGACCTGGTTACACAAGCACCCACATCCAAGCACGTGCCCCCACCTCCCCGCA CACTGGCCGCCGCCGCTGATTCTTGCAGACCACCGTGCCAGCGTTTTCAGGCTGGTCCCACCCTTCGCCTGCTACCCACAGAGCAAGCTAAAGGGCCGAGACCTGAGACTCCTTGCTCCGGATCAGCTAACTGCGCGTTCCCAACCGTGGGAGAAAGGGCTGGGCCCGGGGGTCTGGCGCAACTCCCTCGCTAGTACCCTGCCCCTTAGGGCGAACCTTGCTGGTGCTGTGCTTCGCGGGGCAAAAGGGTATCTCCTACAGCAGCCCGCTGCTTGA